In Paenibacillus ihbetae, the following are encoded in one genomic region:
- a CDS encoding carbohydrate ABC transporter permease → MKSITQRFGRKQRSYGKQKALWGVAYVTPWLLGFIFFFLIPLLTSLIYSFSTVTANSEGIGITFMGMKNYVTAFTVNTSFNRMLTEAIVNMAVNVPLIVIFSLFLAVVLNQKFLGRSFARSIFFLPVILASGVILTLESSSLVQAINDQNAGSRGLINALGSFELERLMLQAGVSETIVNYLTGAVDRIYEIVSQSGVQILIFLAGIQTISPQLYEASKMEGATGYEAFWKITFPMVSPLILVNMIYTIIDSFSRNELTDLIKTTGFVQFDFGLSSAMAWIYFLAISIILLISTYFVSRKVFYHE, encoded by the coding sequence ATGAAATCCATAACCCAGCGATTTGGGCGAAAGCAGCGAAGCTATGGGAAACAGAAGGCATTATGGGGCGTTGCTTATGTGACGCCTTGGCTGCTCGGTTTTATCTTTTTCTTCCTGATCCCTTTGCTGACTTCCCTGATTTACAGTTTTAGCACCGTAACGGCAAATTCCGAAGGAATCGGCATAACGTTTATGGGGATGAAAAATTACGTGACTGCCTTTACGGTCAACACCAGCTTTAACCGAATGCTGACCGAGGCGATCGTGAACATGGCGGTGAACGTGCCCCTGATCGTTATCTTCAGTCTCTTTCTGGCCGTCGTCCTGAATCAGAAGTTCCTTGGCCGTTCCTTTGCCCGATCGATATTCTTCCTGCCCGTCATTCTTGCTTCCGGGGTCATTCTGACCCTGGAAAGCAGCAGTCTCGTTCAGGCGATCAATGATCAGAATGCCGGTTCCAGGGGGCTGATTAACGCATTGGGAAGCTTTGAACTTGAGCGATTAATGCTTCAGGCCGGCGTAAGCGAGACGATCGTAAACTATTTAACGGGAGCCGTGGATCGTATTTATGAGATCGTAAGCCAATCCGGCGTGCAGATCCTTATTTTCCTGGCAGGCATACAGACGATATCCCCCCAGCTGTACGAAGCGTCCAAGATGGAAGGAGCTACGGGTTATGAAGCCTTCTGGAAAATCACGTTTCCGATGGTCAGCCCGCTGATTCTGGTCAACATGATCTATACGATTATCGACTCGTTCTCCCGAAATGAGCTGACAGACTTAATCAAGACCACGGGCTTCGTCCAATTCGATTTCGGCCTTAGCTCAGCGATGGCCTGGATTTACTTCCTGGCCATCTCCATCATCCTGTTGATCAGCACGTACTTTGTATCCAGGAAGGTCTTTTACCATGAATAG
- a CDS encoding carbohydrate ABC transporter permease, with amino-acid sequence MSVSRWLSLESWKRWLWSFIRLTLIAGLSFVILYPILQKISTAIKDKADLYSPVVVWIPENFTMSNFLDAIRIMDYWETLFNTFALSATTTVLTAASCALAGYGFARLKFKGSQLLFACVVLTILVPPTTILIPIYLNLKDFTLMGLIPLITGKSVNLLNSYWPFILTSLTANSLKAGLYIFIFRQFFRGIPKEVEEAAYIDGAGVGTTFTRIMMPNAIPAIITTTLFSFVWQWNDSFYTTTYLTSSKVMSTQLSSLPYNLSIMLGGDPSKADPFYLSMVQDTGILLAILPLIVIYLFVQRYFVESIERTGIVG; translated from the coding sequence ATGTCGGTTTCTCGGTGGCTATCGCTCGAAAGCTGGAAACGATGGCTCTGGTCTTTCATACGTTTAACATTGATCGCTGGCCTGTCCTTTGTCATTCTGTATCCGATTCTGCAAAAAATCTCGACGGCCATCAAAGACAAGGCCGATCTTTATTCACCGGTCGTCGTATGGATTCCGGAAAATTTCACAATGAGCAATTTCCTTGATGCGATCCGCATCATGGATTACTGGGAAACGCTGTTCAACACGTTTGCGCTGTCGGCGACGACGACGGTCTTGACGGCCGCTTCTTGCGCGCTGGCGGGTTACGGCTTTGCCCGTTTGAAGTTCAAAGGCAGCCAGCTTTTGTTCGCCTGTGTCGTCCTGACGATTCTCGTGCCTCCTACCACGATTCTCATCCCGATTTATTTGAATCTGAAGGATTTTACGCTGATGGGCCTGATTCCGCTCATCACCGGCAAGTCCGTCAATCTGTTGAACAGTTATTGGCCGTTCATTCTGACTTCGCTGACCGCCAATTCGCTTAAAGCCGGTTTGTACATTTTTATTTTCCGGCAATTCTTCCGCGGCATTCCGAAGGAAGTGGAGGAGGCGGCTTATATTGACGGCGCGGGCGTCGGAACCACCTTTACCCGCATCATGATGCCGAACGCGATTCCTGCCATCATTACCACGACGTTGTTCTCCTTCGTCTGGCAGTGGAACGACAGCTTCTACACGACGACGTATCTGACTTCAAGCAAAGTCATGTCCACCCAGCTGTCGTCGCTGCCGTACAACCTGTCCATTATGCTGGGCGGCGATCCGTCGAAGGCGGACCCATTTTATTTGAGCATGGTGCAGGATACCGGCATTTTGCTGGCGATCCTTCCCTTGATCGTCATCTATTTGTTCGTTCAGCGCTATTTCGTGGAAAGTATCGAGCGTACGGGTATCGTAGGTTAA
- a CDS encoding extracellular solute-binding protein, with product MLIIVKNFSKVMLSALLFGSTLASCHQSSGIDHNRGPETRGEGVYSDKSLRAYHPPIEVTFVREIGDGLEDILKALPDETLEDNRWSQLYEQVLGIQIKYKWAVRSEQYHKKLDIMLASGDIPDIVKVNAQQLRQLSHAGLIQDLTQVYKEYASPLTQQVHRQEGSGTLESGMIDGKLMGIPETDSSIEKAMFLWIRTDWLDRLELLPPKTMDDVLAISKAFTEGDPDGNGQQDTYGIAATQYLWDPVMGLTGFMAGYGAYPNIWLEDESGKLVYGGIQPEVKQALKALQDMYRHHEIDSEFIFKNGSKAKQLVADGKVGMVYGEQWGAFLLQSSRSGDPDAEWQAFPIVTDSGIAPKVPLKFTTSSFYAVRKDFAYPEAILKMFNLHLEKNWGETAEYETYYNNVMPVWGLSPVTPFPADKNLKAYRQITEARRQGTTSQLQGEPGFIQGRIDRYLDKKEDGESGWGWEKIYGASGAMSILDQYEDNHQLLFDAFAGAPTETMIEKQTILDNLQHDYFVNIILGESVEQFDRFVEEWDRLGGADITAEVNQWHEDKKSRP from the coding sequence TTGCTGATCATCGTAAAGAACTTCTCCAAAGTCATGCTAAGCGCTTTACTGTTTGGTTCAACACTGGCGTCATGTCACCAAAGCAGCGGTATCGACCACAATCGAGGGCCGGAAACACGCGGGGAGGGCGTATACAGCGATAAGTCATTACGCGCTTATCATCCGCCGATCGAAGTCACGTTTGTGAGAGAAATCGGCGACGGCTTGGAAGATATTCTGAAGGCATTGCCTGATGAAACGCTGGAGGACAATCGTTGGAGTCAGTTGTACGAACAAGTTCTGGGCATTCAAATCAAATACAAATGGGCTGTGAGAAGCGAACAATATCACAAAAAGCTGGATATTATGCTGGCTTCAGGGGACATTCCGGATATCGTCAAGGTCAATGCCCAGCAGCTCAGGCAGCTGAGCCACGCCGGTTTGATTCAAGATCTGACGCAGGTTTACAAGGAATATGCTTCACCGTTGACACAGCAAGTTCACCGCCAAGAAGGGAGCGGTACCTTGGAATCCGGCATGATCGACGGCAAGCTGATGGGCATCCCGGAGACCGATTCCTCCATTGAAAAGGCGATGTTTCTGTGGATTCGAACGGATTGGCTGGACCGATTGGAGCTGTTGCCACCGAAAACGATGGATGACGTTCTTGCAATTTCGAAAGCGTTTACAGAGGGGGATCCTGACGGAAATGGCCAACAAGACACCTATGGGATAGCGGCTACCCAATATTTGTGGGACCCCGTCATGGGCTTAACCGGATTCATGGCCGGTTATGGAGCTTACCCGAACATATGGCTTGAAGACGAGAGCGGCAAGCTCGTATACGGAGGCATTCAGCCTGAAGTGAAACAGGCGCTCAAGGCGCTTCAGGATATGTATCGCCATCATGAAATCGACAGTGAATTCATATTTAAAAACGGAAGCAAAGCCAAACAGCTTGTTGCCGATGGGAAGGTCGGCATGGTCTATGGCGAGCAATGGGGAGCATTCTTGCTTCAGTCCAGCCGCAGCGGCGATCCGGATGCGGAGTGGCAAGCTTTTCCCATTGTTACTGACTCGGGCATAGCGCCAAAGGTTCCGCTTAAATTTACCACAAGTTCTTTTTACGCCGTAAGAAAGGATTTTGCTTACCCGGAAGCAATTCTGAAGATGTTCAATCTGCATCTTGAAAAAAATTGGGGCGAAACGGCAGAGTACGAAACTTACTACAACAATGTCATGCCTGTGTGGGGACTGTCTCCCGTGACTCCTTTCCCGGCTGATAAGAACCTCAAGGCTTACCGGCAAATCACCGAAGCGCGTCGTCAGGGCACGACGTCTCAGTTACAGGGCGAGCCCGGATTCATACAAGGGCGAATCGATCGATATTTGGATAAGAAAGAAGACGGCGAATCCGGCTGGGGTTGGGAGAAGATCTACGGGGCTTCCGGTGCGATGAGTATTCTCGACCAATACGAGGATAACCATCAGTTGTTGTTCGATGCTTTTGCCGGCGCGCCGACTGAAACGATGATTGAAAAACAAACGATTCTGGACAATCTTCAGCATGATTATTTTGTCAATATCATCCTCGGCGAATCCGTAGAACAATTCGACCGGTTCGTGGAGGAATGGGATCGGCTTGGCGGTGCTGACATTACGGCTGAAGTGAATCAGTGGCATGAGGACAAAAAAAGCCGTCCATAA
- a CDS encoding sensor histidine kinase: protein MLKLPVNSIRNTIFIRLVATYLFVIFPLIILGVYLYNWSYQYASQEVSKNSQAQLSAYLDGLNREIEWLEIQQYDILQDEELNKMVLTWDMMSTVERKASLHYLLPRLVSIKNSSVYIKDVFIHIRSMDKTISAMTAMNAFDSRRYNHLFAGEANGNQRLLQIDDTFHLVAAKYGARKGEEPLLIVQIELDESKLRESLMQISVYPESGAFIVSEPSGFALASHEEADRLMKEAVQAIQHANRQILNIGTGRYLIDKAYSDKLDLSVFTYLPTEAVKRPLSKFYVWAWLFAGTTLLAIAIYAVSTYKLVHKPLLLLVQSFRKMEDGMFNIRIKHGQRDEFGYLYDRFNQMLIKLQHLIDQDFRHKLMMQRAELKQLQSQINPHFLYNSFFILSSLAKTGDVTQIELFTNMLGEYFRFITRNDADNVPLLEETRHSRIYTEIQKLRFSRRIRVEFGELPKEMEAIKVPRLIIQPIIENAYEHSLEKMQDEGLLRVSFHLDDQEASIVIEENGNGLTDNDIDMLNKRLERTAESAESSEVTGLINIHRRIALTYGESSGLVLSRSLLNGLRVQIRIRLTEGNEHV, encoded by the coding sequence TTGCTTAAGTTACCCGTGAATTCCATTCGTAATACCATTTTTATTCGACTGGTCGCTACCTATCTCTTCGTCATTTTTCCGCTTATCATTCTCGGTGTTTATCTGTATAACTGGAGTTACCAATACGCTAGCCAGGAAGTATCCAAAAATTCGCAGGCGCAGCTTTCGGCTTACCTGGACGGGTTGAACCGGGAGATCGAATGGCTGGAAATCCAGCAATACGATATTTTGCAGGATGAGGAACTGAACAAAATGGTGCTGACATGGGATATGATGAGCACGGTCGAAAGAAAAGCAAGCCTGCATTATTTGCTGCCGCGGCTGGTCTCCATCAAAAACAGCAGTGTCTACATAAAAGACGTATTCATTCATATCCGCAGCATGGATAAAACGATTTCAGCCATGACCGCGATGAATGCATTCGACTCGAGACGGTACAACCATCTGTTTGCAGGAGAGGCGAACGGCAATCAAAGACTGCTGCAGATCGACGATACTTTCCATCTTGTGGCGGCCAAATACGGAGCTAGAAAAGGGGAAGAGCCGCTTCTGATCGTTCAGATCGAACTGGATGAGAGCAAACTCAGGGAATCCCTGATGCAAATCAGCGTATATCCGGAAAGCGGGGCTTTTATCGTCTCCGAGCCGTCCGGCTTTGCCCTGGCCAGCCATGAGGAGGCGGATCGTTTAATGAAAGAGGCCGTGCAGGCCATCCAACATGCGAATCGTCAAATTCTGAATATCGGCACAGGCAGGTATTTGATCGACAAGGCGTATTCCGACAAGCTGGACCTATCCGTGTTCACGTACTTGCCCACTGAGGCGGTGAAACGGCCGTTAAGTAAATTTTATGTCTGGGCATGGCTGTTTGCAGGCACGACCCTCTTGGCGATTGCCATCTACGCAGTTTCGACGTACAAATTGGTTCATAAACCGCTGCTTCTGCTTGTCCAGAGCTTCAGAAAAATGGAGGATGGCATGTTTAATATCCGGATCAAGCACGGACAAAGGGACGAGTTCGGCTATTTGTACGATCGATTCAATCAGATGCTCATCAAGCTGCAGCATCTGATTGACCAGGATTTCAGGCACAAGCTCATGATGCAAAGGGCAGAGCTGAAACAGCTCCAATCCCAAATCAATCCCCACTTTTTATATAACAGCTTCTTCATTCTGAGCTCCCTGGCCAAAACGGGAGATGTCACGCAAATCGAGTTGTTCACGAACATGCTGGGAGAATACTTTCGATTCATTACCCGCAATGATGCGGACAACGTTCCATTGCTGGAAGAGACGAGGCATTCCCGCATTTATACCGAGATTCAAAAGCTCAGATTTTCAAGGCGCATTCGCGTAGAATTCGGCGAGCTGCCGAAGGAAATGGAGGCCATCAAGGTGCCGCGATTGATTATTCAGCCCATTATCGAAAATGCCTATGAGCACAGCCTCGAAAAGATGCAGGATGAAGGCTTGCTGCGTGTGTCGTTTCATCTGGATGACCAAGAAGCTTCCATCGTGATTGAAGAGAACGGGAACGGGCTGACGGATAACGATATCGACATGCTAAATAAGCGGCTTGAACGCACAGCCGAATCCGCCGAATCCTCTGAAGTGACGGGGCTTATCAACATCCATCGGCGAATTGCCCTGACGTACGGGGAAAGCAGCGGATTGGTCCTTTCAAGGAGTCTATTGAATGGACTGCGGGTCCAAATTCGAATCAGGCTGACGGAGGGGAATGAACATGTATAG
- a CDS encoding response regulator, producing MYRLLVVDDEEIITNSLYEVFHQWMPEKLDVCRAYSGKEALNWMSRTRIDIVLTDIRMPGMSGLELTESIRALWPRCRIIFLTGYSDFDYAYQAIQMPNVRYLLKTEGFDKVMEIVKEVIHEIESGNRMTEWLMQSRVQIEALEWMEQGEYFRQFVADSSLLGQDKEAMLSDFRTLNIGLDPKLPVLLALGRVAYSAGKAYAEKKNSHRSVRLIWNSFMDEHVRSIGVLDKHGDLLWMLQPRSENPSGDRLVLYLEGTLELIQEACLDSLGLAVSFTISGFPCRWEDVTPQYERLRRLQQLKMGDGIPMILKDQVNSSQASHCKEGVETSHKAGVLEAHLEAGRESEFMSELEQLSEFVLNGDDHHQHAAQAYYSIALVLYAKLTRLGLQDPTGERGKLLDLEGHDSMKEAFRYLRRTAEDIFDFKRMDERGKTAHVIDRVCQYIEEHLDQDITLVHLAERYFFNPSYLSRLFKQERGINLSEYIEKCRIRRAKELLKEGDLKVRDVAPLVGYDAAHSFTRFFKKATGLTPQEYRDHLVK from the coding sequence ATGTATAGACTGCTGGTCGTCGACGATGAAGAGATTATTACGAACAGTTTGTACGAAGTATTTCATCAGTGGATGCCCGAGAAGCTTGACGTTTGCCGGGCATACTCCGGCAAGGAAGCGCTTAATTGGATGTCGCGCACGAGAATCGACATCGTCCTGACGGACATACGCATGCCGGGCATGAGCGGATTGGAATTGACGGAGAGCATCCGGGCTCTCTGGCCAAGGTGCAGAATAATCTTTCTGACCGGTTACAGCGATTTCGATTACGCCTATCAAGCGATTCAGATGCCCAATGTCCGCTATTTGTTGAAGACGGAAGGCTTCGATAAGGTCATGGAGATCGTGAAGGAAGTCATTCATGAAATCGAGAGCGGCAATCGCATGACTGAATGGCTCATGCAGTCCCGCGTGCAGATTGAAGCGCTGGAATGGATGGAGCAGGGAGAATACTTCCGGCAATTCGTCGCGGACAGCAGCCTGCTTGGACAGGACAAGGAAGCCATGCTGAGCGATTTCCGGACCTTGAACATCGGATTGGATCCGAAGCTCCCTGTGCTGCTGGCTCTTGGCCGCGTAGCATATTCAGCAGGTAAAGCGTATGCAGAAAAGAAAAACAGCCATCGCTCGGTAAGGCTGATTTGGAATTCTTTTATGGATGAGCATGTCCGAAGCATCGGAGTCCTGGACAAACATGGGGATTTATTATGGATGCTTCAGCCGCGGTCCGAAAATCCATCCGGTGATCGTCTTGTTCTTTATTTGGAAGGGACGCTTGAACTGATCCAGGAAGCCTGCCTGGATTCTCTGGGACTTGCCGTATCGTTCACCATAAGCGGCTTCCCCTGCCGGTGGGAGGATGTAACCCCTCAATATGAAAGGCTGCGGAGACTCCAGCAGTTAAAGATGGGCGACGGCATTCCGATGATCCTGAAGGATCAAGTCAACTCTTCCCAGGCGTCTCACTGCAAGGAAGGAGTGGAGACGAGCCATAAGGCAGGCGTCTTGGAAGCCCATTTGGAGGCCGGAAGGGAGAGCGAATTCATGAGTGAATTGGAGCAATTGTCGGAATTCGTGCTGAACGGAGACGATCATCATCAGCATGCTGCACAAGCCTATTATTCTATCGCTCTCGTGCTGTATGCGAAGCTGACCCGGCTTGGGCTTCAAGACCCCACCGGTGAACGGGGGAAGCTGCTGGACTTGGAAGGTCATGATTCCATGAAGGAAGCTTTTCGGTATTTGAGGCGAACGGCCGAAGATATATTCGATTTCAAGCGCATGGATGAACGAGGCAAAACGGCGCATGTCATTGATCGGGTATGCCAGTATATCGAGGAGCATCTGGATCAGGACATCACCCTTGTGCATCTAGCCGAACGCTATTTTTTTAATCCCTCCTATCTCTCGCGTTTATTCAAGCAGGAACGGGGAATCAATCTCTCGGAATATATCGAAAAGTGCCGAATACGGAGAGCAAAGGAGCTGCTTAAGGAAGGGGATTTGAAGGTAAGGGACGTGGCGCCTCTAGTCGGATACGATGCCGCCCATTCCTTCACCCGCTTCTTCAAAAAGGCGACGGGTTTAACGCCGCAGGAATACCGGGACCATCTTGTAAAATAG
- a CDS encoding glycoside hydrolase family 43 protein translates to MKPGKPLLVISTVLAFVCIIVVFANLASRGQDDSKMFNQELSDKMSDEIKAGKTGTEMMGQGSSGNVASRDADSTRGEAAAAIGKIPPNGNPVVSHKFGADPYALAVDGRVYLYNTYDALEYDGDGDVKDNSYSTINKLSVISSSDLVNWTDHGAIQVAGPTGAATWATQSWAPAAAHKVIDGEDRFFLYFANNASGIGVLTSDSPVGPWTDPIGKPLITRNTPGVEGVTWLFDPAVLVDDDGKAYIYFGGGIPEGEAEMPNTARVMQLGDDMISVLGEAVTIPAPYMFEDSGINKFDGKYYYTYCSNFSEGTRPENSPPPGEIAYMVSEHPMGPWTYQGTILKNPGHFFGVGGNNHHAIFQFQQNWYIAYHAQTLSKSMGVPKGYRSTHLNRVYFETDGSIREIDADMEGVKGVQPHNPFQRTEAVTMAWNAGIQVNPSTAAEDSQDSPILAVTDIHDRDWIAVTNVDFGKGASAFTAWVSGVEGGGSLELRLDHPEGERIGTVNVPPASGAKQRQEISIEVSGASGIHHLYFVFTGKQDQKLFDFEAWQFEL, encoded by the coding sequence ATGAAGCCCGGAAAGCCGTTACTGGTCATATCTACCGTATTAGCTTTCGTTTGCATAATCGTTGTTTTTGCAAACCTAGCGAGTCGTGGCCAAGACGATTCAAAAATGTTTAACCAGGAGCTGAGTGACAAGATGAGTGATGAAATCAAAGCCGGCAAAACAGGAACTGAAATGATGGGCCAGGGAAGCAGCGGCAATGTTGCGAGCCGGGATGCGGACAGCACCCGCGGGGAGGCTGCGGCCGCAATCGGCAAGATTCCGCCGAACGGGAATCCGGTCGTCTCCCATAAATTCGGCGCGGATCCCTATGCGCTGGCAGTTGACGGACGTGTTTATTTATATAACACGTACGACGCATTGGAGTATGACGGTGACGGGGATGTCAAGGACAACAGCTACAGCACGATCAACAAGCTGTCCGTCATCTCTTCCTCGGACCTGGTCAACTGGACCGATCACGGAGCAATCCAGGTCGCAGGACCGACCGGCGCTGCCACATGGGCAACGCAATCGTGGGCGCCTGCAGCCGCGCACAAGGTGATTGACGGCGAGGACCGCTTCTTCTTGTATTTTGCCAACAATGCCAGCGGCATCGGCGTGCTGACGAGCGACAGCCCTGTTGGCCCGTGGACGGATCCGATCGGAAAGCCGCTGATCACCAGAAACACGCCGGGCGTGGAAGGTGTCACGTGGCTGTTTGACCCCGCCGTGCTCGTTGACGACGACGGGAAAGCTTATATCTACTTTGGCGGCGGCATTCCGGAAGGCGAAGCCGAAATGCCGAATACGGCTCGCGTCATGCAGCTTGGCGACGATATGATCAGCGTGCTTGGCGAAGCCGTCACGATTCCGGCTCCTTATATGTTCGAGGATTCAGGAATTAACAAATTTGACGGAAAGTATTACTATACGTACTGCTCCAATTTCTCGGAAGGAACGCGGCCGGAGAACAGTCCGCCTCCCGGCGAAATCGCCTATATGGTCAGTGAGCATCCGATGGGCCCATGGACGTATCAAGGGACCATTTTGAAAAATCCCGGGCATTTCTTCGGGGTCGGAGGGAATAATCATCACGCCATCTTTCAGTTCCAACAGAACTGGTATATTGCCTATCACGCCCAAACGTTGTCAAAATCCATGGGAGTTCCGAAAGGCTATCGCTCAACCCATCTGAACCGCGTTTATTTCGAGACGGACGGTAGCATCCGGGAGATAGACGCTGACATGGAAGGCGTGAAGGGGGTCCAGCCGCACAATCCCTTCCAGCGAACGGAGGCAGTAACGATGGCATGGAATGCCGGAATTCAAGTCAATCCGTCTACTGCTGCTGAAGACTCGCAGGACAGCCCGATATTGGCGGTCACGGACATCCACGACCGGGATTGGATCGCAGTGACCAATGTTGATTTCGGAAAAGGAGCATCCGCGTTTACGGCTTGGGTCTCGGGAGTGGAAGGAGGAGGAAGCCTGGAGCTTCGGCTGGATCATCCGGAAGGAGAACGGATCGGCACAGTGAACGTACCGCCAGCATCCGGTGCGAAGCAGCGTCAGGAAATATCCATTGAAGTTTCAGGCGCATCCGGCATCCATCATCTTTACTTCGTATTTACCGGAAAGCAGGATCAGAAGTTATTTGATTTCGAAGCATGGCAATTTGAGTTGTGA
- a CDS encoding helix-turn-helix domain-containing protein, with the protein MHDVLFVDLESHDEATPGIRPDWNALRCSRLRCVRSSSSAMQFIALEPYTLVIIHALGSDSEGMELCANIRCVSQVPIIVTGGSTDFYWTRKALQLQVHDYLPAPFTVEELNTCLRMISPATHSGDGHPENRLSHVHAEKEDQVIQEVKEYLKDSMYQNITLKEIAERMHFNYSYLVQKFKFHEKMTFNEYLLQQRMEKAKFLLTHTDMKIYEIADAVGYNDMDWFYKKFKTYAGVSANMYRKLHGSRTVPVASGQH; encoded by the coding sequence GTGCACGATGTTCTGTTTGTTGATCTGGAATCCCATGATGAAGCAACACCGGGAATCCGGCCGGATTGGAATGCGTTGAGATGCTCGCGGCTCCGCTGCGTCAGGTCCTCCTCGTCCGCCATGCAATTCATTGCTTTGGAGCCTTACACCTTGGTGATTATCCATGCGCTCGGTTCAGATTCCGAAGGTATGGAGTTATGCGCAAACATCCGGTGCGTAAGCCAGGTTCCCATCATTGTTACCGGAGGCAGCACGGATTTTTATTGGACCCGGAAAGCCTTGCAGCTGCAAGTTCATGATTATCTGCCTGCACCGTTCACGGTCGAAGAGCTCAACACTTGCTTGCGGATGATCTCGCCGGCAACCCATTCCGGTGACGGGCATCCGGAAAATAGATTGTCCCATGTCCATGCGGAAAAGGAGGATCAGGTCATTCAAGAGGTCAAGGAATACTTGAAGGATTCGATGTACCAAAACATCACCTTAAAAGAAATTGCCGAGCGGATGCATTTCAACTATTCCTACTTGGTGCAGAAGTTCAAGTTCCACGAGAAAATGACGTTTAACGAATATCTGCTGCAGCAGCGAATGGAGAAAGCGAAATTCTTGCTGACGCATACCGACATGAAGATATACGAAATCGCTGACGCGGTGGGATACAACGATATGGATTGGTTCTATAAAAAATTCAAGACTTATGCCGGCGTAAGCGCTAACATGTATAGAAAATTGCATGGATCCCGTACGGTTCCCGTTGCCTCTGGCCAGCACTAA
- a CDS encoding endo-1,4-beta-xylanase — translation MLRMPKRGRWAATAVAAAVAASVVVLLILPQMGSRDKPPAESQAPGKPGEGAAELTGDSDASNGKPNAEPPAGTNQTASTESKTQQSLAQDIPSLHELFEEDFPIGAAIEPNQTSGPSSELLKKHVRWLVAENVMKPDAIQPSEGQFIWTNADRIVEFAKENNMQVRFHTLVWHTQVGAWFFQDAEGKPMVDETDPKRQEANKKLLLERLDTHVRTIVGRYKDDITSWDVVNEVIEPGDPDGMRASEWYKIAGTDYIATAFRAAREAGGPEAKLYINDYGTDNPLKRDLLFQLVKDLLEQGVPIDGVGHQTHIDIYGPSVDSIITSMRKFAELGLDNLVTELDMSIYAWNDRSDYGQVPHEILNLQADRYGELFKAFRQNKDILSGVVFWGIADDHTWLHGFPVARTNAPLLFDRQHQPKPAFWAVVKAARSEL, via the coding sequence TTGCTTCGAATGCCTAAACGCGGCCGATGGGCGGCCACGGCAGTGGCAGCTGCGGTAGCAGCGTCCGTCGTTGTCCTGTTAATCCTGCCCCAAATGGGCAGCCGTGACAAGCCCCCCGCCGAAAGTCAGGCCCCAGGAAAACCGGGGGAAGGAGCAGCGGAGCTAACAGGGGATTCCGATGCGTCGAACGGAAAACCGAATGCCGAACCCCCTGCCGGCACTAATCAAACGGCGTCAACTGAGTCGAAGACACAACAGTCCTTAGCGCAAGATATTCCCTCGCTGCATGAACTTTTTGAGGAGGATTTTCCGATCGGCGCCGCGATCGAACCGAACCAGACGAGCGGTCCTTCATCGGAATTGCTGAAGAAGCATGTCCGCTGGCTGGTGGCGGAGAACGTCATGAAGCCGGATGCGATCCAGCCGTCGGAAGGCCAATTTATATGGACAAATGCCGACCGGATCGTGGAATTTGCCAAGGAGAACAACATGCAGGTCCGTTTCCATACGCTGGTCTGGCATACCCAAGTCGGGGCATGGTTTTTCCAAGATGCGGAAGGCAAGCCGATGGTGGATGAGACAGATCCCAAGCGACAGGAAGCGAACAAAAAATTGCTGCTTGAACGCCTGGATACCCACGTAAGGACGATCGTCGGCCGATATAAGGACGACATTACGTCTTGGGACGTAGTGAATGAAGTCATTGAACCGGGGGATCCGGACGGAATGCGCGCGAGCGAATGGTATAAAATAGCCGGTACCGATTACATCGCAACGGCATTCCGAGCGGCTCGGGAAGCCGGAGGACCCGAAGCAAAGCTATATATTAACGATTACGGCACGGATAACCCTCTGAAAAGGGACCTTTTGTTTCAGCTGGTGAAAGATTTGCTGGAGCAAGGTGTTCCGATCGACGGGGTCGGACATCAGACGCATATTGACATTTATGGCCCATCGGTGGATTCCATCATCACCTCGATGCGAAAATTCGCGGAGCTGGGCCTCGACAATCTTGTCACCGAGCTCGATATGAGCATTTATGCGTGGAATGACCGCAGTGATTACGGCCAAGTTCCGCATGAAATCCTGAACCTGCAAGCCGATCGGTATGGCGAGTTGTTCAAGGCATTCCGTCAAAACAAGGACATCCTCAGCGGCGTCGTTTTTTGGGGCATCGCCGACGACCATACCTGGCTTCATGGTTTTCCGGTCGCACGAACCAATGCGCCTTTGCTGTTCGACCGACAGCATCAGCCCAAACCGGCGTTTTGGGCTGTTGTTAAGGCGGCAAGATCTGAGTTGTAG